The Limanda limanda chromosome 21, fLimLim1.1, whole genome shotgun sequence genome contains the following window.
AACCAGATCAAACGAGGGAACGCTCAATAgaaatatctatataaataagTATAAATGACACAAATCCGAAAGTACACTTGAGACATTAAGTGTATTAGTTTTTGTGTCTTGGTAATTGACCTTCAACACGCAGTCATGACCTATATTCTACTTCTCTCAGTCCAGGTGTAAATATCCACTGCGGTCATTAGTTGATCATAATCTCACTAACACctcaaaaggaaaataatctATATACTACACTAATATGTCGGGTAATATAAATAAGCAATTCTTATTCATGACTGGaatacatatttaaattattttaaaagtagGACACATTGGTAGCTGGTCATGTGTAGTTGATACAGTATTTTAATATCCATGTACCATCTAATAGCTGTTTACAGATACAATTTACATGATTTATAAAAGCACATTCCTGAGACACTTAATCTTGAACCACTGCAGTGTATGTTATTACCTAAATTTTAATGATACATTTTATCTATGGTGTAAACTCAAACATACTACACTTGAGTACAATTGGGAGGTCACTTGTTGGTGCTTCATACTTTTACTCCACAAAACTTTAAAaggaaatattgtacttttaaCTCCACTACAGTTGGTTACAgttttgataaaaataaataaaataaaataaataaaatacaacacattaTAGAagttaaaatatttgtttagCTTGTGATGTGGCTCCTCATGTTTCAGATGTCTGAGGTGTTAACACTGAGATTGGTACTTTTAATACATGTTGTATTAATACTGTAATGAGCATTTGAACAGTTCAGTATCGCTACATTTACTTATTCAAGTCTCTATTCAGTTTTATGTTGTAGATTAATTAATTTACCAGTACTAATCTGGAGCCACCTTGTGGGGTTTAAGTGGAGGGTGCCTTTCACACTAAACAGGCACAGGATTGAGTCGAGAGATGAATCTGCTGTACGGAGATCAGAttaatgatgacatcatcaccgaTCACACACATAACAAAGAGATCGAGAATTAAGACAATGTATTAGTCACTTACCCTGAAAACTTTAATGACATGCCTGAGTTGAAGGATCACAACAGTTTAATTAatccaaatacaaaaatacaatacgTTTGTTGGcatattatgaatattatgaATTTCAGCTGTGCTCATAACATAACATTCTCCCATAACATAGAAATTATCCTGAAGTACAACTGAATGCATCACAAAAGGAATCAGCTACATTTGAGtgttccaaaataaaaaaatatgtgacTGAAGAAATAGCATTCTTCAGATGTTGTCGTCGTACATGTGAGGTGCCTCAGTTTAACACTTATAGATGTTCATACaaaaatatatctttaaaaagGGAGAAGCCATCTTGGCACAACAAAGTAGTAAGTTACAATAAAACCTTTACACCAACTCCGTCCCAGATTAACTGACCATGTGAGCAAGATCAAAACATCCCAATTGATTGGTTACTGCTACTGACCCATTTGTTTGTGACGTTACAGCCAACAAACCTGTCGGTCACTTTGCTCAGAATAAGAGACATTATTCAGATTCACGTCATGCTGACAGGTAACAGGCATTTTGATACCAACATGCCACCTGTTGACGTAGTATAGGATGTGTgatttaaaggaatagttcaacatttaAGGAGACGTGCCTATCTGCTCTCTTTCTGAGAACCAGATCAGACAATGACATCAGATTCATATCTGTCAAGCTactgttgggacatggtttgcCTAGCTTACACAAAGAGCTTACAAAGAGTGCAggcagaggggtggggggggggctatacAGTGAAACCACACGTCTACAGCTCCCTGAGGTGTCACTGTTGTGCAGGGCGGttctgtttgcatgttctccctgtgtgtgcTTGGTTTTCCTGCCACCAGCAAAAGGCATGCTGCTTAACCGTACCATCACCTGTGGACGTGCGTGTCTCTGTTTATTATGGGTCGGTATCTACTACAAATTTACATAGCCCTCATCTTGTCTGAGCCACCAAAAATAACACCCACATACAAATAATATCCATTCTGTTAAATACAATGTAGAGGTTTAAAAAACGTTTCTTTAAGTTTAGGTGAATCAAAAGGCATCAATAGATGCATGCACCCGCAggtacatgcacacatgcacatgaagACACGATCGTCTCTAACTCAGTAACTCATTAACTCAACTTTTCATTTCTACTCTCCTCTGTTATAAGGAATGGATGCATATACAAATAGTGTAAGTGTCAGGAGAACACTTTTATCATACAATAGTTATAGTATGTCAAGCACACTGTTCCTGTGAATTCAGGCCATTAGATTTTCTACATCAAAATGTTTTGGGACAGCCATGTAGAACTGGAGGTGAAGGAAAACATTCTTCTTGCTGTGACATGAGGCcagtttttttccacagtgCAGTCTGTGCTCACTATAGCCCCTTTAAGGCCTGTGGGTAGTACTTGAGGAAGATCCTGTGGGCGATCTTGTATGTGTCTCCCTGAGGCTCGGTCGGGTACTTCCTGCGGTTGTAAATGAATCCCTTTTCTACCTGAAAAACTGCCTGGTTGAAGGTGTCCTGCTTGAATGGTCGACCTCTGTCCAGACACTCTACTAGCGTGTGGACAAACAGCCCCCAGCGCTGGGCGTAGTAGTCTTCCATGAGCCCTCCCCACTCTTTACTGGCATAGTCCAGGATCTCACCACTGGGACCCCACAATGTGAGCTGGTTTCTGGCATTCATGTCATAGAGCTGtgcctccctctcatccagGGCTAAGGATTGTGCACTCTCTAACCACGTCCCTAACAGGAAATTGCGATCACTATTCAGCAAATTACTGAGCTCAGGCAGGAGGTCATGAATCAGCACGCCGCCTGCAGTCAGCAGATCTGTCAGCTTTTGGGTCTGGAAGGCCTTTATGATATCTTGATAATAGCTTGTTGTCAGGTCTTGTAGGACCTGCCGAGTCACATCCACAAGGTCGTACCGGAAGGTTTCCTTGGTCATGAGCGAAGGAGCGACCTCTACCATCAGTTTCCAGGCTTTAAACAAGTCTGCCCGGTCATACCAAAGGCCAGCATTCATGTGAAAGGTAGGCCTGTGCACCAGTGGGCTGTGGTTGTGGTTTCGATAATGTGGCACCGTGCAGTTATAGACACTGGCGAACAGGCGCACCCATGCAGCGGTTACGTTTTCATTTGTGCTGCCGTAACGGCGTATTGCATACAGGGATACCCACTTGGACAAGTTGACAGGCTCTTTGCGCCAAGCCAGCTCGCTCATCAACTCATACATCACAGGATTTTGCTCTATGCCCTCTGGTGTCATTCCTAAGCCCACAAGAGTGGAGTTTGGGAAATGCATTGCTTTAAAGGGCCCTGAGTTGATGCTTTCCACCGCACCAAATAAACCATTGTTACCACCAAAATTTTGCAGCATGCACCAGATAAATGGTTGTCCATAGAATGACTCAGTGTAGGAGAAAATTGGTTCCGTTTCGGCAAACAGGTCGAGCACGATCATTCGTCCAAGGGGCACTCCGTGTAGTAGGGCCTGAATCTGGGCTGGCTTCCAGAATGCTGCATCACTGAAGAAGAGCCAGCCTTGCATCAGCCAAATTGCTTGAGGATCAACTGGGGAGAAAATGAGGTTTGGATGACGGACAAGAGAAGGACAATTCTCAAACATGCCTGAAAAATCACAACAGTTCATCTGAGGGTCATCGAAGTAGTGCACTACGGTAGTGCACACTAATAGTGTGTTATtgttagggatgagcgagtacagcattatctgtatctgtatctgttaaccatatgaattatccgtatccgtactcggagtgggcggggcctaacccggaagtgggtgtgatttaacccggaagtgggctggttcaacataactttcttttttaactttgaaatttttttatgatttttttatttttattttttttaaatttatttccacaccaggtgtgtgtgtgtgtgtgtgcgtgagtgagatgcgagggacgttcactgtctcccggagaaatgaacactcatACAATACTCATACTCACTCAAACAcatgtgtttttagtatataaagacgtgaattatattcgttcacaagtcatacagactggttttgttatttttactttacattaacacttaaagtttagtgcagtgtaattgtttgccgtgataattaaatgtcagtgtaataataaatgacaatttcaaaccatacaaactgtcatgttgtactgtatttaatagaggtttactttactgtaaagtaagtgtaaatgtaaagtgaaaataacaaaaccagtcattatgacttgtgaacaaatataattcacgtgtttctatactaaaaacacatagtgt
Protein-coding sequences here:
- the naglu gene encoding alpha-N-acetylglucosaminidase, producing the protein MSLSSSCSLALLGLFCLHLTAQGKFTALDHISSKASDKAQGRAVVELLKRLLGNRSTEFIVSVNRSLSNDSLDVCELRSTKNNKVVATGSSGVALASGIYNYLKYFCSCHVSWSGDQLDLPSPLPRLSGVQRISSPHRFRYYQNVCTFSYSTVWWDWPRWEREIDWMALNGINLPLAFTGQEALWQEVYRSLGLNQSEIEEFFSGPAFLAWNRMGNMFKFGGPLPQSWHVNQLNLQFRILERMRSFGMTPVLPAFSGNIPKGILRLYPTANATRLGSWARFNCSYSCSYILDPRDPLFLQIGSLYLSQVVKQFGTDHIYNTDTFNEMNPPSSDPTYLSAVSRSVFASMTAVDPQAIWLMQGWLFFSDAAFWKPAQIQALLHGVPLGRMIVLDLFAETEPIFSYTESFYGQPFIWCMLQNFGGNNGLFGAVESINSGPFKAMHFPNSTLVGLGMTPEGIEQNPVMYELMSELAWRKEPVNLSKWVSLYAIRRYGSTNENVTAAWVRLFASVYNCTVPHYRNHNHSPLVHRPTFHMNAGLWYDRADLFKAWKLMVEVAPSLMTKETFRYDLVDVTRQVLQDLTTSYYQDIIKAFQTQKLTDLLTAGGVLIHDLLPELSNLLNSDRNFLLGTWLESAQSLALDEREAQLYDMNARNQLTLWGPSGEILDYASKEWGGLMEDYYAQRWGLFVHTLVECLDRGRPFKQDTFNQAVFQVEKGFIYNRRKYPTEPQGDTYKIAHRIFLKYYPQALKGL